In a genomic window of Paracoccaceae bacterium:
- a CDS encoding LysE/ArgO family amino acid transporter, translated as MFDTFVPGFLLSLSLIVAIGAQNAFVLRQGLRREHVFWVCLTCGMSDAILIASGVAGFGALAERLPWFEMAMRYGGAAFLLWYGWRNARSAWRGGHALQTDGAAVKPLLSTLLTLLAITWLNPHVYLDTVVLLGSISAQYEDRFLFGTGAVLASISFFFALGYGARILAPLFARAASWRVLDGLIALTMCAIAAGLLWA; from the coding sequence GTGTTTGATACCTTTGTTCCCGGTTTTTTGCTAAGTCTCTCATTAATCGTGGCGATTGGTGCCCAAAATGCTTTTGTGCTGCGGCAGGGACTGCGCCGTGAGCATGTGTTCTGGGTGTGCCTGACCTGTGGAATGTCCGATGCTATTTTGATTGCAAGCGGGGTGGCTGGTTTTGGCGCTTTGGCGGAAAGGTTGCCATGGTTCGAAATGGCAATGCGCTATGGCGGCGCGGCGTTTTTGCTGTGGTATGGATGGCGCAATGCGCGCTCGGCCTGGAGGGGGGGGCACGCGCTGCAGACCGATGGCGCAGCAGTGAAACCCTTGCTGTCCACACTCCTCACACTATTGGCGATCACATGGCTGAACCCACATGTCTATCTGGACACAGTTGTCCTGCTTGGGTCGATCTCGGCGCAATATGAAGACCGGTTCCTGTTCGGCACGGGCGCAGTTTTGGCCAGCATCAGCTTTTTTTTCGCACTGGGGTACGGTGCGCGGATTCTGGCCCCACTTTTTGCCCGCGCGGCCAGCTGGCGCGTCCTGGATGGGTTAATAGCGCTTACAATGTGCGCCATCGCGGCCGGGTTATTGTGGGCATAA
- a CDS encoding DMT family transporter: MAIHTSHRPVVGIFWMFVTGLCFVAVTALVKYIGPRLPPVEMAFLRYLLGLVFLIPAIGSLRQTRLSKRQWGLFGVRGLVHGCGVMLWFYAMVRIPIADVTAMNYLAPVYVTIGAALFLGEKLAFRRVLAVMAALIGALIILRPGFREVSSGHLAMLLTAVLFGVSYLTAKVMADEVKPSVVVAMLSIFVTIVLAPFALAVWVTPTLGDLALLFCVACFAVAGHYTMTLAFAAAPLTVTQPVTFAQLIWAVLIGYLIFGEAVDVWVLIGGVVILGSVVFITWREAVLKRGETTPTVHATKV; this comes from the coding sequence ATGGCTATCCATACCTCACATCGTCCGGTTGTTGGCATCTTTTGGATGTTCGTTACGGGTCTGTGTTTTGTTGCTGTGACCGCATTGGTGAAGTACATCGGGCCACGTTTACCGCCGGTCGAGATGGCGTTTCTTCGCTACTTGTTAGGGCTGGTGTTCTTAATCCCAGCGATTGGATCCTTGCGTCAAACACGTCTTAGCAAACGACAATGGGGGCTATTCGGGGTTCGTGGGCTGGTGCACGGGTGCGGCGTGATGCTGTGGTTTTATGCGATGGTGCGCATTCCCATCGCAGACGTGACCGCGATGAATTATCTGGCTCCTGTATACGTGACCATCGGTGCCGCCTTGTTCTTGGGCGAAAAGCTGGCGTTTCGACGCGTGTTGGCCGTTATGGCGGCGTTGATTGGTGCGCTGATCATCCTGCGACCAGGGTTTCGCGAAGTTAGTAGTGGCCATCTGGCGATGCTGCTGACGGCCGTCCTATTTGGCGTATCCTATTTGACGGCAAAGGTGATGGCGGATGAGGTCAAACCATCCGTCGTGGTCGCAATGCTCTCTATTTTCGTCACGATTGTGTTGGCGCCTTTTGCTCTTGCGGTTTGGGTCACACCGACGCTTGGGGATCTGGCGCTGCTGTTTTGTGTGGCGTGTTTTGCGGTTGCGGGGCACTACACGATGACACTGGCTTTTGCCGCCGCACCCCTTACCGTCACGCAACCTGTGACCTTTGCCCAGCTGATTTGGGCGGTTTTGATTGGATATCTGATCTTCGGTGAAGCCGTTGATGTCTGGGTTCTTATCGGTGGCGTCGTGATTTTGGGCTCGGTGGTTTTTATCACATGGCGCGAAGCGGTTTTGAAGCGTGGCGAAACAACTCCCACAGTCCACGCGACCAAGGTGTAG
- the betB gene encoding betaine-aldehyde dehydrogenase, whose amino-acid sequence MTNSTQPKASHFINGAYVEDTSGTAIPVIYPATGAVIATVHAATPEIIEKALATAQDSQQAWAAMTGTERGRVLRRAADMIRARNHELSVLETYDTGKPYQETSVADATSGADALEYFGGLAATLTGEHIQLGEDWVYTRREPLGVCVGIGAWNYPTQIACWKGAPALACGNSMVFKPSETTPLCALKFAEILHEAGLPAGVYNVIQGMGEVGGALVSDPRVEKVSLTGSVPTGRKVYAAAATGIKNVTMELGGKSPIIVFEDADLENAVSGAILGNFYSSGQVCSNGTRVFVHTAIREAFLKRLGERLANAVIGDPMRPETSFGPMVSENQMKIVLDYIAKGKAEGARLVTGGARVDREGFYLQPTVFADVTDDMVIAREEIFGPVMAVLDFSDEADVMARANNTEFGLAAGVFTMDLARAHRVAAGFEAGTCYINTYNDAPVEAPFGGSKSSGVGRENSKAAIAHYSQLKSVYVRMGDLEAPF is encoded by the coding sequence ATGACCAATTCAACACAACCCAAGGCCAGCCATTTCATTAATGGCGCCTATGTCGAAGATACTTCGGGCACGGCGATCCCGGTGATTTACCCTGCAACGGGAGCGGTCATCGCGACCGTCCATGCCGCCACTCCGGAAATCATTGAGAAGGCTTTGGCAACTGCGCAAGACTCGCAGCAAGCCTGGGCGGCCATGACTGGTACCGAACGTGGCCGTGTTCTGCGCCGTGCCGCGGATATGATCCGCGCGCGCAACCATGAGCTCTCCGTTCTGGAAACCTATGATACCGGTAAACCCTATCAGGAAACCAGTGTGGCGGATGCCACCAGCGGTGCGGATGCACTGGAATACTTTGGTGGGTTGGCAGCGACCCTGACCGGTGAGCATATCCAACTGGGCGAGGATTGGGTTTATACCCGCCGCGAACCTTTGGGCGTTTGTGTCGGTATTGGTGCCTGGAATTACCCGACGCAAATCGCCTGTTGGAAGGGCGCCCCAGCGCTGGCTTGCGGAAACAGTATGGTGTTCAAACCATCTGAAACCACGCCGCTTTGCGCGTTGAAGTTCGCGGAGATACTGCACGAGGCCGGGTTACCAGCCGGTGTCTACAACGTCATCCAAGGCATGGGCGAGGTAGGCGGCGCTCTGGTTTCGGACCCGCGCGTGGAGAAAGTATCTCTCACCGGGTCGGTTCCCACGGGTCGTAAGGTCTACGCCGCAGCCGCGACGGGGATCAAAAATGTGACCATGGAACTGGGCGGAAAATCCCCGATCATCGTGTTTGAGGACGCTGATCTCGAAAATGCGGTCAGCGGGGCAATCCTGGGGAATTTCTATTCTTCCGGCCAGGTTTGCTCAAATGGCACACGCGTCTTTGTACACACCGCCATCCGGGAGGCGTTTCTGAAGCGCCTCGGTGAAAGGCTGGCCAACGCTGTGATTGGTGACCCAATGCGGCCGGAAACGAGTTTTGGTCCAATGGTATCGGAAAACCAGATGAAGATTGTTCTGGATTACATTGCAAAAGGTAAGGCTGAGGGCGCGCGGCTTGTCACGGGCGGTGCGCGTGTGGACCGGGAAGGTTTCTATCTGCAACCGACCGTTTTCGCTGATGTGACGGATGACATGGTCATTGCACGGGAAGAGATTTTTGGACCTGTGATGGCAGTGCTCGATTTCAGCGATGAGGCGGATGTGATGGCTCGTGCAAATAATACAGAATTCGGTTTGGCCGCAGGTGTTTTTACAATGGATCTGGCGCGTGCGCATAGGGTTGCGGCCGGATTTGAAGCAGGTACCTGCTACATCAACACTTACAATGACGCACCTGTCGAGGCGCCTTTTGGGGGATCAAAATCGTCGGGGGTAGGGCGTGAAAATTCCAAAGCAGCTATCGCGCATTACAGCCAGTTGAAATCGGTCTATGTGCGCATGGGCGATTTGGAAGCGCCATTTTAG
- the betI gene encoding transcriptional regulator BetI encodes MPKIGMEPIRRSALVDATIAELASRGSMDVTVGQIAKRAGMSTALAHHYFGGKDQIFLAAMRQILRDFGVEVRRGLSVARSPKDRAVALIEASFSPTCFAPDTVSAWMTLYAQAQTNRDMLRLLQLYQRRLKSNLSHALRPLLDDPGAAAETLAALIDGLYLRAALSRSQSPDAARRTALEALNLLLDTRT; translated from the coding sequence ATGCCGAAAATTGGAATGGAACCGATCCGTCGGTCTGCGCTCGTAGATGCGACGATTGCGGAACTCGCCTCCAGAGGTTCCATGGACGTAACGGTTGGCCAAATCGCCAAACGTGCGGGGATGTCCACGGCCTTGGCGCATCACTATTTCGGCGGCAAGGACCAGATATTCCTGGCAGCGATGCGCCAGATCCTAAGGGATTTTGGGGTTGAAGTGCGTCGGGGTTTGAGCGTGGCAAGGTCGCCAAAAGACCGGGCTGTCGCCCTGATTGAAGCCAGTTTTTCGCCGACCTGTTTTGCGCCAGACACGGTGAGCGCGTGGATGACGCTTTATGCGCAAGCGCAAACCAATCGGGATATGCTGCGCCTTTTGCAACTATATCAAAGGCGGTTGAAATCCAACCTGAGCCATGCGCTGCGCCCCTTGCTTGATGACCCGGGAGCGGCGGCTGAAACACTGGCTGCGCTGATCGACGGTCTCTATTTGCGCGCGGCGCTGTCGCGATCCCAGAGTCCGGATGCGGCGCGGCGAACCGCACTTGAGGCTCTTAACCTTCTGCTAGATACGCGCACATGA
- a CDS encoding thermonuclease family protein, with protein MGKFLISILVGALALPLAPVAAQGLSGPVRVIDGDTIEVADTRIRIHGIDAPEADQTCKTEQGINWKCGAWVSEQVMAMFAGKLATCEAVTVDRYNRVVARCRVQGQDMGYEIVSSGLAFAYRKYAQDYVLAEKAAAVRDVGLHASRVQNPSQFRQTRAIGRVPPDRECMIKGNISTKGVKIFHMPGQRDYERTGIRPEKGERWFCSPVQARDAGWRRAKR; from the coding sequence GTGGGAAAATTTCTGATCAGTATTTTGGTGGGAGCCTTAGCGCTTCCTTTGGCCCCGGTCGCCGCGCAGGGGCTCTCCGGTCCGGTGCGGGTCATCGACGGAGATACGATTGAGGTGGCTGATACCCGTATTCGTATACACGGGATCGATGCGCCCGAAGCAGATCAGACTTGCAAGACCGAGCAAGGCATAAACTGGAAATGCGGAGCTTGGGTGAGCGAGCAGGTTATGGCGATGTTCGCCGGTAAGCTCGCGACCTGTGAGGCTGTGACCGTCGATCGCTACAATCGCGTCGTGGCGCGGTGTCGTGTCCAAGGGCAAGATATGGGCTATGAAATTGTCAGTTCCGGCTTGGCATTTGCCTACCGCAAATATGCGCAAGACTATGTTTTGGCGGAAAAGGCTGCGGCGGTGCGTGACGTGGGTTTGCACGCAAGCCGCGTACAAAACCCGTCACAGTTTCGCCAAACGCGCGCGATCGGGAGAGTTCCACCGGATCGTGAATGCATGATCAAAGGCAATATATCGACCAAGGGCGTGAAGATTTTTCACATGCCGGGTCAGCGTGACTATGAGCGAACCGGCATTCGACCCGAAAAGGGCGAACGGTGGTTTTGTTCGCCTGTGCAGGCGCGCGATGCAGGTTGGCGCAGGGCAAAACGCTAG
- the betA gene encoding choline dehydrogenase, whose translation MQADFVIVGAGSAGCAMAYRLAEAGSSVIVIEHGGSDVGPFIQMPAALSYPMNMKRYDWGFSSEPEPHLNNRRLACPRGKVIGGSSSINGMVYVRGHAMDFDHWEEQGAEGWGYADVLPYYKRMESWHDNGHGGDPAWRGTDGPLHVSRGPRKNPLYQAFVEAGRQAGYETTEDYNGQKQEGFGPMEQTVWQGRRWSAANAYLRPALKHANCTLVNGLAQRVIVENDRATGIEICNGRGREIIKANREVVLAASSINSPKILMLSGIGPAAHLAEHGIDVIADRPGVGQNLQDHLELYIQMAASQPITLYKHWNPVSKALIGAQWLFTKTGMGASNQFESSAFIRSRSGVPYPDIQYHFLPIAVRYDGKVAPEGHGFQAHVGPMRSISRGSVSLASADPDAAPRISFNYMSEEEDWTDFRRCIRLTREIFAQEAFKPFVKKEIQPGASLQSDEELDSFIREHAESAYHPCGTCRMGRADDLMAVVDPQARVIGVEGLRVADSSIFPRITNGNLNAPSIMVGEKVSDHLLGRDPLARSNDVPWLHPRWETSQR comes from the coding sequence ATGCAAGCGGATTTTGTGATTGTGGGCGCAGGCAGTGCGGGCTGTGCCATGGCGTATCGACTGGCAGAGGCAGGATCATCGGTTATTGTTATTGAGCATGGCGGCAGCGACGTCGGGCCCTTCATCCAGATGCCTGCAGCGCTTTCATACCCGATGAACATGAAACGCTATGATTGGGGGTTTTCCTCAGAGCCTGAGCCGCATTTGAACAATCGGCGTCTTGCCTGTCCGAGGGGTAAAGTGATTGGCGGATCCTCGAGCATCAACGGCATGGTCTATGTACGCGGCCACGCGATGGATTTTGACCATTGGGAAGAGCAAGGCGCTGAGGGTTGGGGGTATGCTGACGTTCTGCCCTATTACAAACGTATGGAAAGCTGGCACGACAACGGACATGGCGGGGACCCGGCTTGGCGTGGTACGGATGGCCCCCTGCATGTGAGCCGAGGCCCGCGCAAGAACCCGCTGTATCAAGCCTTTGTAGAAGCCGGGCGTCAGGCGGGGTATGAAACAACGGAAGATTACAATGGGCAGAAGCAGGAAGGTTTCGGCCCGATGGAGCAGACGGTGTGGCAAGGCCGCCGGTGGTCGGCTGCGAACGCCTATTTGAGACCGGCACTTAAACACGCCAACTGCACGCTGGTGAATGGTCTTGCGCAACGTGTCATCGTTGAAAATGATCGCGCAACGGGTATTGAAATTTGCAATGGTCGTGGTCGCGAAATCATCAAGGCCAACCGGGAAGTCGTGCTGGCGGCCTCCTCAATTAACTCTCCAAAAATATTGATGTTATCTGGTATCGGCCCGGCGGCGCATCTTGCAGAACATGGAATTGACGTCATCGCTGACCGACCCGGCGTTGGGCAGAATCTTCAGGATCATCTGGAACTCTATATTCAAATGGCAGCCAGTCAGCCCATTACGCTTTACAAACACTGGAACCCGGTGTCAAAAGCGCTGATTGGGGCTCAATGGTTGTTTACAAAAACGGGCATGGGCGCGTCCAATCAGTTTGAAAGCAGTGCTTTCATTCGGTCCCGGTCAGGTGTGCCCTATCCCGATATCCAATACCATTTTTTGCCGATTGCTGTGCGCTATGATGGCAAGGTCGCGCCAGAAGGTCATGGGTTTCAGGCCCATGTGGGGCCCATGCGATCAATATCGCGCGGCTCTGTCAGTCTGGCGTCCGCAGATCCAGATGCAGCACCGCGCATCTCTTTCAATTACATGTCTGAAGAGGAGGACTGGACGGATTTCCGGCGCTGCATTCGCCTGACCCGTGAGATCTTTGCACAGGAAGCGTTCAAACCCTTCGTAAAAAAGGAAATACAACCCGGTGCCAGCCTCCAATCGGATGAGGAACTGGATAGCTTCATCAGGGAACACGCCGAAAGTGCCTATCATCCCTGCGGCACCTGTCGCATGGGGCGGGCTGATGACCTTATGGCTGTCGTTGATCCTCAAGCGCGGGTGATTGGGGTCGAAGGTCTGCGCGTGGCTGACAGCAGCATTTTTCCAAGGATCACCAACGGCAATCTTAATGCGCCCTCGATCATGGTCGGGGAAAAAGTGTCCGATCATCTCTTGGGACGCGATCCTCTGGCTAGATCGAACGATGTGCCCTGGTTGCATCCGCGTTGGGAAACATCACAGCGTTAA
- a CDS encoding short-chain fatty acyl-CoA regulator family protein yields MATQKLYAGAKLRELRTRLGHTQKDFAAKLGVSLPYLNQMENNNRPVSTTVVLALAQEFGLDVTELSAGDSERLVSDMKEAIADPLFAETLPPLADLRLAASNAPTFAHAFLELHRSYRQMQERLASLDEVLGREDARATPSPWEEVRDFFHYCDNYIDAVDRAAEHFATKEGGHKNIRVAAVSALGNSGVTVGFVDTDKLRSFDPETNELSLSRRAPPETQTFQLLLQVALIKQEALLEATLDLARFHTAEARAIAKLGLANYFAGAALMPYGVFQNEASACRHDVEALAGHFGASIEQVAHRLSTLQRPGSKGIPFFFVRVDQAGTITKRHSATRLQFARFGGACPLWNVHRAFELPGQFLRQLAETPDGVRYINLARDVSKPAGRFGAPVRRYAIALGCEIRHARDLIYADGMDLGRDGAFEPIGISCRICERTNCHQRALPPLERTLRVDPNLRDVLPYQID; encoded by the coding sequence ATGGCTACACAAAAACTGTATGCCGGCGCAAAACTGCGTGAATTGCGCACGAGGCTGGGGCATACACAAAAGGACTTTGCAGCCAAACTTGGCGTCTCCTTGCCCTATCTGAATCAGATGGAAAACAACAACCGTCCGGTGTCGACAACGGTTGTTCTGGCTTTGGCGCAGGAATTCGGCCTGGATGTCACAGAATTGAGCGCTGGCGACAGCGAACGTTTGGTCAGTGACATGAAAGAGGCCATTGCAGATCCGCTTTTTGCAGAAACCCTGCCACCCCTCGCCGATCTGAGGCTGGCCGCCTCAAATGCGCCCACATTTGCCCATGCTTTTTTGGAACTGCACCGAAGTTATCGCCAGATGCAAGAACGCCTTGCATCTCTGGATGAGGTACTGGGGCGCGAAGATGCCCGCGCCACGCCGAGCCCCTGGGAAGAGGTACGTGACTTTTTCCACTATTGCGACAATTACATCGATGCTGTTGACCGCGCCGCCGAACATTTTGCCACAAAAGAAGGCGGGCACAAAAATATCCGTGTTGCCGCAGTTTCGGCCCTTGGGAATAGCGGTGTAACTGTTGGTTTTGTTGACACTGACAAGCTGCGCAGCTTTGATCCCGAGACCAACGAATTGTCGCTGTCCCGACGTGCGCCACCAGAAACACAGACGTTCCAATTGTTGTTGCAGGTCGCACTGATCAAGCAGGAAGCGCTTTTGGAGGCTACGCTCGATCTGGCAAGGTTTCATACCGCCGAAGCGCGCGCCATTGCCAAACTTGGTCTTGCCAATTATTTCGCTGGTGCCGCCCTGATGCCCTATGGTGTTTTTCAAAATGAAGCCAGCGCTTGCCGACACGATGTCGAAGCTTTGGCGGGGCATTTTGGTGCCTCTATCGAACAAGTTGCGCACCGGCTTTCGACATTGCAACGCCCTGGGTCTAAGGGGATACCTTTCTTCTTTGTCAGGGTCGATCAAGCCGGTACGATCACGAAACGTCACTCTGCCACACGGTTGCAATTCGCCCGTTTCGGAGGGGCCTGCCCTCTCTGGAATGTGCATCGGGCATTTGAATTGCCCGGCCAGTTCCTGCGCCAGCTTGCTGAAACGCCCGATGGGGTGCGCTATATCAATCTGGCCCGCGATGTGTCAAAGCCGGCGGGCCGTTTTGGGGCTCCTGTACGGCGCTACGCCATCGCTTTGGGCTGCGAAATACGTCATGCGCGCGATCTCATTTATGCAGATGGGATGGATCTCGGACGCGACGGCGCATTTGAACCTATTGGCATCTCATGCCGCATCTGCGAGCGGACAAACTGCCATCAACGCGCGCTGCCACCCCTGGAAAGGACCCTGCGCGTCGACCCAAATCTAAGAGATGTTCTACCCTACCAGATCGACTAG
- the betC gene encoding choline-sulfatase, protein MSRPNILILMVDQLNGTLFPDGPADWLHAPNLKKLAARSTRFKNSYTASPLCAPGRAAFMSGQLPSATGVYDNAAEFPSSVPTYAHHLRRAGYQTCLSGKMHFVGPDQLHGFEERLTTDIYPADFGWTPDYRKPGERIDWWYHNMGSVTGAGVAEISNQMEYDDEVAFNATRKLYDLSRGADERPWCLTVSFTHPHDPYVARKKYWDLYEDCGHLLPEIPAFDYEDQDPHSKRIFDANDWRSFDISETDIKRSRQAYFANISYLDDKVGEILQTLEDTRQEAIILFVSDHGDMLGERGLWFKMSFFEGSSRVPLMICAPQMAPGLHTTPVSNIDVCPTLCDLAGVSMEEVLEWTTGASLVPMGQGVERTEPVAMEYAAEATYAPMVSLRYGRWKYNRCALDPDQLFDLDADPHELRNLADVPEHQGTLSQLKAKSEARWDLDAYDADVRKSQARRWVVYDALRQGGYFPWDYQPLRAASEQYMRNHMDLNILEDSKRFPRGE, encoded by the coding sequence ATGAGCCGGCCCAATATTCTTATCCTGATGGTCGATCAGTTGAACGGAACGCTTTTCCCCGATGGTCCTGCTGACTGGCTGCATGCGCCCAACCTTAAAAAACTGGCCGCACGCTCCACCCGTTTCAAGAACAGTTACACGGCCTCACCACTTTGCGCGCCCGGTCGCGCGGCGTTCATGTCGGGGCAGTTGCCTTCGGCCACAGGCGTTTACGATAACGCGGCAGAATTCCCGTCTTCCGTGCCGACCTATGCGCATCACTTGCGTCGTGCCGGTTATCAGACCTGCCTGTCAGGCAAGATGCACTTTGTCGGCCCGGATCAATTGCACGGTTTCGAGGAACGCCTCACGACGGATATTTACCCTGCCGATTTCGGCTGGACGCCGGATTATCGCAAACCGGGCGAGCGGATCGATTGGTGGTATCACAACATGGGTTCCGTGACGGGTGCCGGGGTTGCCGAGATTTCGAACCAGATGGAATATGACGACGAGGTTGCATTCAACGCGACGCGCAAATTGTATGATCTGTCACGCGGCGCGGATGAGCGCCCTTGGTGTTTGACCGTCAGTTTCACGCATCCGCACGACCCCTATGTCGCGCGCAAGAAATACTGGGACCTCTATGAGGATTGCGGGCATCTGTTGCCAGAAATTCCGGCCTTTGACTACGAGGATCAGGACCCCCACAGCAAACGTATCTTTGATGCGAACGACTGGCGCAGCTTCGACATTTCCGAGACGGACATAAAACGGTCCCGTCAGGCCTATTTCGCCAACATCAGCTATCTGGACGACAAGGTCGGCGAGATACTGCAAACCCTCGAGGATACGCGGCAAGAGGCGATCATCCTGTTTGTTTCCGATCACGGCGACATGCTGGGGGAGCGTGGTCTGTGGTTCAAGATGTCTTTTTTTGAAGGATCGTCCCGCGTGCCGCTGATGATCTGCGCACCGCAGATGGCACCGGGCCTGCACACCACACCGGTCTCGAACATCGACGTTTGTCCGACGCTATGCGATCTGGCAGGCGTTTCGATGGAAGAAGTCTTGGAATGGACCACCGGCGCGTCTCTTGTCCCTATGGGGCAGGGTGTCGAGCGGACCGAACCCGTGGCAATGGAATACGCGGCAGAGGCCACATATGCGCCGATGGTGTCGTTGCGCTATGGCAGGTGGAAATACAACCGCTGTGCGCTGGACCCCGATCAGCTCTTTGATCTGGACGCGGACCCTCATGAGTTAAGAAACCTTGCGGACGTCCCAGAGCATCAAGGCACATTGAGCCAGCTCAAGGCGAAATCCGAGGCCCGATGGGATTTGGACGCCTATGACGCGGATGTGCGCAAGAGCCAGGCGCGGCGATGGGTTGTTTATGACGCGCTGCGTCAGGGCGGGTATTTTCCGTGGGATTACCAGCCGCTGCGCGCAGCCTCAGAGCAATACATGCGCAACCATATGGATCTCAATATTCTCGAAGACAGCAAGCGTTTTCCCCGTGGGGAATGA